cagaagggatcacccagatttgccaatcaccggagcccggcaaaagacaacagcagttcaacagctgatccccgctgtttttaagaagccaatagacatgaaagccgagaaaccaaaaataaataacggaagcttttggcatatgtttttcaacgactttgcgctcttgaaacactttcttattatttatgatgtaagacattctttttagttttacagcttgatgaaacctttttgtttgacatcagccattatagataatatggccatctgagtgtgtgtggtactgtttatggtttgtttttaactgtttaatacagttaattattcaaaatgtcagagttccttattttgaaactgaaacttgcactactgttcaaacataaataacaacaaacctggaattatggatttgggacttttttttgctttttcttgttgtaccgaaccgtaccgaacagTGACCCCCAAaacgaggtacgaaccgaaccgtgactcctgtgaaccgttacacccctagtggggagtgttgcagtataaAATTAaactgtagcgaccggtacattaatgggaaaccctaaatgtttgagcaccctctatgaaacgtcaagctaccccacagcacccccaaaagaaatctctggcgccgccactgagcctgactatttgtgttgggggggtcccgactttttttcagaaaaagtttgagaaccactgaactaGAAAGacaacaaatcccagagtcgtgtaagtgatgtcacaattgttttcctccactaagagatagctaagatcagcgccatatagatataatctatctatatggcgctggctaagataagataactttaacaagatgcctgtgtgcttagtgccagtttgttatcataccagcaatgggtcttgctcgttctttcgcttcccgtctgatgaaaggacaaggagtggctggatcagttagctacctagctagtagctagcacgttagttagcattacagccttgtcatttttattagccttaatatgaagtaacattaagtaacccaaaatgttaaacagtaagagtagtagtcatatttcgtgaaccctttgaagagtactgtcacctgtgtgatcattctataatacacaatttaagcccggggagaaatgctaacgctagcatcggcgatcgccgatcttttctacttcacgctatctgcacaaatggttgacattaaacattaaaaagatcaggcagttcagagagaatcaaaggaaggcaggcaggcagctttgcatgacattcttctggacgtgtttcattgtggtgatagtgagggtagtcaatcgttttgttgacaagacagtagtgacggccatcttggtgacgtgtgttgttctgcgagaccagagatgtagttcattgagcgtttcacacaaacaaatgtgttacttcacagttttacgacactttttttttttttgacttgcaaaatttacttttaaattgacaaacatcatatgtgtaattcgtggcacaattcaaacgggatcgaaagataatctttctctctccattgacttcaatacataatttttttagaattaaggtcccatggaggtccaccggaaggggagggactttgccactctatattacgcaaatgaagcatggatgtataataagaaccagagccgtataatagatatatattatatattctaTCTATACGGCGCTGATAAGAAcgaaatgaagccgctgacgtcacttcttcttcttctgctttgggtttactggcaggccgcaaacaacttcacggcatatagtaggcttgtttgagacacattgcggctcgcctcgaaagtagacgagagtagccgatcgcagccgggggaggtgtcaaaaagctcgcctgaagtcggacagctccgagtcggcttcttcttcttcatcttcttcttcgcattcttcttcttcttctctcggttttttggcggattgcaaacaactttaaggtgcataccgccacctccggagtcggcttgactcggtttgcatttataaagaatgcacacatgtagtgctgcgtacctggactcacattcaggttcaggtccggactcaagtccagaggttcaggttcaggtccggacttataagtccggacctgaacccatggcttgtgtcaagttgtgtgactaaagtgaacttattgtgagctaattattaaTTGAAAatgaactcataatcaactcaaattcaaactcgtcaggtttattgtgctcccttccaacttgtgtctacatttctctacaaagtacaaatgtaaaaaaaaaatgtttttgccacttagtctacaaatgacttatgagagcaactacagtgaactactacaaagttcaaacatgtatttcatttaccaaactaaagtaaccaaacagtccctgagctgactgagcctaaatccctaaagcgttgctgaaaggtagagtgtagagtagactatacacattacactgttacacacctactatacagtataggctaaactgtagtgactgtacagtcagagtgtactgtactgtctgtacaccatgtcttttctacaactctacatgtgtacattatacagtacatactacatacatagtgatgtacatacatactgttagaaattaaaattaatgttgatatggcgtaattttgaattaaatacactatttaatttaaatcagttttattctgaaaaaaacggaagttcacactatttacttaatacttttattctgaaaattcttcacttccggttagcattagcatgtggcgaaatgctacgttttcaaacggcgaatcgaaggtgaaatgacatgtgatgttgtacactgagcacactgggattagcactcatttattgacgctgaataacgtttatcagggaatgtttaaataaccacagacaccagaatatacgtaagtgctagtttttttgcgagtccaagtaccggttcctgacgttccggttttaaccggacttgaactgaaactttttacaagtccagtaccggttcggcgtaccggtacgcagcactacacacatgtgtttaatcgttaatgtcagatatgtactaagtaaatacatttgttcctgctcaagattagattcaaccttattgttattgcacagattacaggtactgagacaacgaaatgcagtttagcttctaaccaggtgcaacaagcagtgaagtggaaagtaatgtacacaatctacagaataacatatagaatgatgaataaacagtggggtatgaatacactagatatcagcctgtgagcagtatgaacagtgtgtatgaatatgctaagatatataaagtatgaaaacggtaagcagtatagtataaaatatatagatattaatttcatgatgataaacattctggaacaatgatgacaaatgggaatggatgtggcgacgtaaaactgacacaaaacaacaacaaacttttgccagccaattggagagtttcatcagcagcacgtggtaaaaaccaccaatgagcgctcagctcgagataccagcgagccgtttcccatcaagcatttcgcttccgcagcgcgtggagagcaactgcgccaactcgcctcgcctcgctctcaaggctgcgggcgtctttgtcccgcgagatttcaaagtctcatgtgggcgagcctccagagcaagtcggacaaaatgactaaccatcatgcaacgcactagcaagacgttgatcgcaactgcgcaggtctgcgcaggtcttgcttgtctcaaacaagcctactgccacccgaagtccccggccggaagtccccggagttggggactggcttcagtagaagctgctggaactcccagcagcttctactgaagccttccgagtaaatcgtcagaacgccgacacctcctcttcACTCCACCACTCCCATGTTTttctttgtgttgccataagttattctctctccgttggtgcgcggggctaatgccagcaaatacaatggcggcttcacaaaacttttctgagttttacggggcgtggtttgcaattcgcccagccaattgaaattggtacttttttccccccaggatagtaccatctctctagcaggcactaagaATGGGGTGAAAAGCTCTCGGaactaagtactctttttgtgtgaacgcaaaattccaggcactatcggaactaaacgggaaaagtacggggaaaagtactccagtgtgaacgcgcctaaagGCGTTATTTCGAGGAAGTTTTTGCATTTTAATGACTTACATTATCTTTTCTTTCATCTCAAGACTACGTTTTTATGCCTACTTTTTTCTTTACTGGCACTGAAGGACTTCCATGTAATCGGAAATGTAGACAGTGGATGTAAAACATTTCTGGCAAGGGTTAAAATGATCCCTCTatacaggggtcggcaacaggcggaccgcggtccggacccaaacgccgacctatacggacccggagctataatcaatacattaataggggatttttcggcgcctcctgcttttttaacgctgatttgggtgacttgtgtaattcgtggagaaccgaagagttttcgttttgggggtggggggtggggagtcagtccgactgacggacaacttctcacttcaaaaaagaagaagaaatctagaccgcaaaaataaataatatccaaaaagaaaaatctgcttattgttctgtttcatatgggtgttgaaagatgcatccatagatctcttcatgttcctctcaaagtgcaccagattgatgcttttaacttcaatatttaatattcccgggggagcatgcccccggacccccctagaggaggttaggtgtcccccccccccacacttaaatcatgttcacatggataggatactaaatacattataCATTTGCGCACAtcttgtaaaaattgaaaggaaaaaaggtccccacccctgctgtaaataataataaaaacccttgatttttaacttaacatctctgtctcctattgatctgagtatattataaagaatagcaagttaattgaagcattatagcacaggcctttgtcagatggtatattacgcagttttttttctgcttcgaatagttttctcttttttcaccatacctgtgtttgcatcactgtaaccaatgagcacctgcatgtgtatgagaatggccctgacaccatttcagcccagatttacaaactcctggcaggacaagctcaagctcaattctcgcacttaatttaaaaaaaagtgagtgatggactgcaatataagagggaaagaaagagaaactttaaaactgttcaattgttatgatgtgtaaagactgatattgttctattatCGTCTGAATCTgtcaagtcatgatgtgaaacggttaaaggaatggtccactcattagataattaatcaaaacttcagtatttagtgaaacattatgtttaaaccataccctgaagaaatcagcgatattccccggtaaataatgatttcatagctcttttttatcaaaacctttatattccgtctggccgccgccatttttgccattttcagtagtcacgtgatggtcgtgacgtcatccatgcgttcactttgtcaacacacggaaacatggctaaatatttgagttcggactcgtcagcagaggaagaagttttgatgttttatcagtatgacaatacgacaccctctgtccttagaccctcacatcgtacaaggaaaaacttccgaagaaaacccccagtttaaagggaacatgggagaaacctcagggagagcaacagaggagggatccctctcccaggacggacagacgtgcaatagatgccgtgtgtaaattgaagagataatacatttgcaacataggtagtccagatgtttggaaatgcatgtgtgtataataggaagatgatataagatactatatgtatgcatgtagtaccacccttgctagcgattccctctctagtttagcatactcagcttcgttgtccctggccatagaatcacgattttatggggccggaaaaaactgggggaaaatacacactagtcggtactacgctatatggaaaggccaccaaaaactgtcctggcctggacgctaaaggacgttaacacggggctagccgctgcaatggaaatgcgctataacataccttattcttactccgagcactacttctgctcctccgtcgcttcacacttgcagagggcgatttctgaactggccgaactggtgtcctggtcggtgatgacaccagaaagaccgatggtactgcatctccattaagtaatggttgttccataaatcccatgttatgtttgatcatactctcagagtagtcgtccggaaatttgaaatgttcgctgcatacatgagcctgtgaatctttcggttcgggccggccacatttcgctagccactgcctccgaatgtacttcttacgcttaccttttggcaacagatggaactaagcattccgtggattgttcctgtggcaatatttcgcgatacagtgaggcatatttgaagagagaaactacagtaaataacatggagatcaacgtgtcctcgaaaaccaaacgcatggtttacgtcacgtccggaaaatggcggcgcccacagtgttgatgttatttcggtatataaatcagtttaaaatcactgataatgtcatcggattaaaaaaaaaaaaagaaagactggcagagactggtctgttttatcggatgataattatttaaaaatgagtgtcatgagcataccattcctttaacaaagaaaaagggaaactcaagctgctgctgctgctacactttatttgatttatctaaaattaagcactttgaagatgcacatattttcaaaagctattttatttattttctctattttatttgtaaatgcagcccgagaggaacattacacatagccacagtattttactgtatagttcaatgttaatagacaataaatagttgtttttgaattgtactttcgttatttgatttatttgaaTCAGTTGTTGATTTCATGcagataaagctacaggtcacttcaatatatatcacactaattcatgaagcaacttagacattttgatgttccggacctttgcatggggacattttctctaactggacctcgttgaattttagttgaatacccctgctctATGAGATAACTCACACAATAAGAGAAAAACCTGAATTTCAGAGGAGATCATTTCATATTCCGGCTGTATAAAAAAGAGCAGTGCTCCAGTTCAAAGTTGTCTCGTTTACCAGCATGAAGTCTCTTTCGGTACCCAGCATGCCCCTTTGGTGAAACATTTTTACTTGGATCACTCAGCTCATAGTTTATTGTGTCACTTAAATGCACTCGTAGTTCTTTGATTACCAAGACAAGCCTTTCTCCTTTCAAAAGAGTTATTCCTCTAATTACCCTTTCTGCGTCAGTCAGCCAGTGGGCTTGTCAAAAACTGTAGGAACAACCAAACTTCTCTGTTCTGCCTTCACTCTCAGCGGCAGCAGagaaaaggaggaggaggaggaggaggagtgctGATTCAGTTGAAAATAATGAGGGGGGAAAGCTCTTCCAGTGTCGTGCTGTACTGAACATGGAGAACCACATGCGGCACATCCACCCACACCTCTCTAATCCTTCACAGCAAGGTACACAGAGCCTTGCTCCCGTCAAAACAAcatcccctgtgtgtgtgcaacaaACACAGGCTTATGCAACTGACAACATCCAGACGATAAACACCTTTGATGGCAATCTCATACGCAAAAATAATAGACAATTATGTCTGAACAGGGACCCTCAGTGTTCTAAGAATGAAAATCTGATCACAAACAATTCCTCCTTCGCAGGTGGTGATTGAGAAGGTGCACCGGAGAGATGAAAGATTAAGAAAGGGGAAAACAAAGAATGAAGAGGGGGAGTGGAGTGAGAGTGCTCGCTTACTCTCTGTGCTGGGTGCTTGTGTCGGAGCAGGAGGTGTAGAGGAGTTTCAGGACTGTGGCAGCTGTAGGTGATGGACTGTGAGAGGGGGAGTCAACAGAGCTCTCATCCCCCACACACGTCTCCGGGACCGACGCTGTGATGGAGTCGCTGTTCAGGAGCCAGAGCTGCAGGAGGAGCAGACGGGTCACAAAACACTCCCAGATACACATGCCAGAGGGCAGAGGAATCGCACTCCACCACATGAACTGCGTGCACAGCGGCTTAGAGTGTCTTATACACATGATCttatatattttactttttttttaaaataacagTTTTCCTTAAAGACGAGCCTCTAACACGATATTCTTCAGTATGTTTTGGTGCAAATATGCTAAATGTTGCATCTTTCCTCAGCTGTTAACATTTAATAATGTAAAACatttttgtatagcacctttcattcAAGATATACAGCTTAAAGTGCACAGACTATAACACCCATtgctgttaaataccaaccaactatgtgcaatatgtgcaatatcagggtatatgcaggaatcctgaagtcagatgtaAGACCTttcaagaccttttttaagaccctttccatatattttacggttacattggcgacacactttacctcacatctactatatacagtatggattgtccttcctccttatcttccaaccatttggacgcagacttgcatttccccataacgatgatgtttaacaaccggcgtaaggTCATTGAAATCACTAATAAAAAGTTATTTTAAGGCATAAAGCGTCATTTGAAATCACTaataaagacatttaaaaagcataaatgtcatttaAGATGCTAATAAAAAGACATCTTAAGGCATGAAAGGTCATTTGAAGCTTGCAATTGGGTCGATTCACGTTTGAAACAGAACCTGCCTCAAGGGCACATGAAAGAAGAAGTAATAACAGTGTTCATAATTCATTTGATTTTTAATTGTCGCATTGATTTTTTTACTTCAAAAGTCCTAGGGTCAGAActgtttatttaaataaaacaatgtaAAAGTTATATCTGTATTTTCCTAAGGTCATACAGTTAAAAGTGTGATGGACAATTAAGACAAGTATTTGTGGAATACCACAAATACTACCATTATTATTGGAATAGTGGTGGAATAAAACCTCCAAACTCCCAGTGAAAGATGCACAGTCACTGTTGAGCCACTTGTAATAATCCGTTCACTGATTTGAACTCAATCAGCTTGTCATTATGCTTGAAGAACCCGTCATAATGCTTCCCCATTAATCAGACAGATGTAGTGGTCTATTTTGAATCCACACTCATGTGCTTCTCTGATTATGCCATGATTATTGTTCTCACCAATAAGAAGGTTTTTCCATCAGGAGTCTGGACGGAGAAGTGGAAGGTGCTCATCGAGGAGGACAGCCCCAACAGCCGGGCTGCGATGGTCTTCTCCAGGAACAGCGACCTGTCAGAGAGAGACCGTGCTCCTTCAGTTACATATTGAGTCTTTAAAGAGCACAAGAAATACACCTACTTGATCAGACATTCACAATTAAACCCAATGGAGGCTTTGACGAGTTAATAAAGTATGATCGCATGGTGTTTTTCTTATTCATAAAATGACTAAAGGTTATTGTAAAAATTGTTACATATAATGgtgatatttttttttttttttatttaaatggtaCCATTAGTCAAATAATGCAATAAAGCTCACGAATGGTAGCTTAAAAAAAAGGGCTAAAAGGTTTTCAATAGTGaataaaacaaatgttgttGCTTAGGTGAATATATAAACTATTCAAAATTGGCCTGTGGGATATATAACTTAATGTTTGATAAAGTTTTAAATGATGCTGGACAAAGCACTCATATTTGAATAAGGCAGCAACCCTGAATAAATAACTCCCCGAATTTCCAAGATTAACAttataatgtttaaataaattaaatagatATTCTGAGCAGCGTTTCCACTAGGATTtgttctcgccggtcaaatgttcggacagaatttattttaccggacaaattttaaacttaccggtcatgtttcaataataataataagaattgtgtagcagagtttccgttggcaggtaattaccggactaggaccggatatgctgacgtttaaaactcagttaatggggtcatttttatattgcttcagtttataatcgtaacagatcgaaaaattcagattcatttttcaataaatgattccacaaacaacaaacaacataattattacattcaaacaaactacttgtagtagatgaagtacattattcaaaagtttacattaactttgaataataacggtaattaccggctaacggaaaccctgaatAACCCTGAGGTAATAAAGTAATACATTTGAAAGAAAACATATTTTGAAACTCAATATGCCtcgattggactcctttgtttacttccataacataATGATATCACTATACACTTGCGCTTCtaatggctagcgctccaacatatcGTATGTAAAAGGCAggaaatcacaacagagccggccagtaaccaatcagagcagactgggctaggagcccaacaagccgtttaggacagagagtgaatacacatactatacagagatgctgtatgagaaaccaatgtgattttggaaaattgaacaatgtaaaactattctagtatacctcaacaatggaattatgatcagtagaaatggccatgtcatgggacctttaaagcatggagactttAAGGACAcattagggcccctttaacaggCTGTTTCCGAAATGTCATTACTAGGAGTTTGGATGCAAACCTGTTAAGTGAAGTTTCTggctctctgtctccctctgcTCGCTCCACCACCACCTGTGTGATGTACAGTTTCACCGTCCCTATAAGATACAATAGAAAGAAGCTCATTACACAGTTACAAGTTGTGATGATATAGATGTATAGAGGTATATACCTGGCGCTACAGCCTCTCCCAGCACTGATGAGCAGCTCttgcaggagaccagtgccactcGGCGGCAGGACTTCTATAGAAGTAAAGAAACTGACAATCATTCACCAGAATCTACACCCATCTTTAACTCGATTGTTTGAAAATCAAAAGACTCTTTAGCCAGAATGGAAGGCAGGAAAGTAAGAGAGTCAGTTCTGGTGTGCAGATTATCATTTGTTCTCCAGCTCTTTCCATCTGCTTCTCGTTCTTTTGAGCTCACTTTCAGTCATGCAGAGCGCATCATTCGCGCATCACTCGTGCAGAGAAAGACTATTAAAAGAGAAGGGAGATCAATCCTATGTCTGCAGAGTGCTACACTTTAACTGAAGCAGCCGTCTGAGGAAAGTGTCTGTACTGTATATGAATGTGAATCAAATTTGCCCAGCTAGAgatgattttattttaaatgatttaaTTCGGATAATCTGGTGGCTAAGAATTCTGTTATCCAGACGTACttgatatatatactgtatactttttttgttttagtaGTAAGCTGGTCTATGTGTTTTTGACCTTTTTCCtgtatattttatattgtgtattctaTTCTACTATTGATATGTATACTCTTtatgtttacattattttaactcGTGTGCAATGTCTTGTAaagattttttaaataatatttgatgacgTTATATTTTGATTACTAACTTTTTTAGAAGTAAATCCCTCTTAAACACATTCATGTATGACTACACCATTTTaaaccaaagcaaattcctcgtatgggAAAACCTGCTAAGCAATAACCCTGATTCGATTCTGACATGCAAACAAAACCAACAAAACCATTTTGACCATTTTGTCCAATCAGGCGGCATTAAATATATCTTATCTAATCATCTCAAATAAACACCttgaataaaatgtacttttttagGAATTTGGAACTTTTggaaacctttgaatcttgccCGTCCTCTGACTCAACAGGTGCCTCTTCCACAGTGAGGGTGTGTTCACAGCTGCTGTCTCTGGCGAGGAGGAGGAAGGTGTCTCCCAGCAGACAGTCCTCGGCTCGGGGCAGCAGCTTCTTAGCGAAGGGGTCGGGGTGGCAGCACCAGTCGTCCACGATGGAGTTCCAGTTGCCGTTAGGGAGAGGAAGAACTCGCTTGAACACTCTGAAGGAGAGGgggaaacaaataaaacaattacTTTCCATCTTTGTCAAGTGATGTTTGGAAATGACATCCATTAGCTGTTTCTGTTGTGAGAgctgatattacttaataagcAAAGAGTTCCCTAATGGCCGGAGATGATTAAAAAACCTGAGGAAAGTATCCAAATTACACCAGAGACATACTCACAATATCTTATAATGGGATTCTTTTGTTaggatatttttttaatctccCAATTATATAATAAAAGTATTGAAAGCAGCTGTTGTTTTGCATCTCAACAGTGAGGCAGAAGCAGCTGTAAACATGGAGCAAGGGCCGTCTTAAATGAGCAATTCAGCATCACTGTCTCGAGAGACACGAATACACCACTGCATGTGTTGTAATATACACAAGTTTACATACTTATTGTTGTCGTCTATTGTACAATGTGCACACGTTTACTCCGGGTTCTTTGTTTTGATATAATATGTTGTATTTATCCTTTTATTGCACATTTCTCATTTAACTTTTTATGTTTATATGAATCAATTTCttctattttatttgatttatccttttatttcacattttgactttttacatttatataaatatattatttgtattttattctaAAATGGAACAACTGTTGCAAAACCCAATTTCCACATAGGATAAATCAAGTATTCTGATTAAACATTACCATTTTAATAGCACCTAACAAAGTTGCGATTACTAACACATATTTTACTTTGAATTATGAAGCATTTTTTGAAGACTTGTTTTTGCCCACCTCATGAGGTTAGGGAGAACCTGGCTTCAGAGCTGCTACATGCAGGTAGTGAACACATGGTTGAAAGAACTACAGCTTTTGTTGGAAATTAAAACGGCTGCTCCGTGCGACTGTAACAAAGTCGATGAGAGCCGTGAGACTGAACCAAAACATTGAAGCCTAAACCCAAAACAATGAGCTACTAGACCCTAAtgagcaaccaatcagataacAGCTGT
This genomic window from Pseudochaenichthys georgianus chromosome 16, fPseGeo1.2, whole genome shotgun sequence contains:
- the ube3d gene encoding E3 ubiquitin-protein ligase E3D; translated protein: MADFEKASRTHGVGVFLELRKRLQSGLLIVGKDVARKPADVVVSGEYSSLLVFTPRGELSLTLPAGVTFEPGSCFPTPAGESCGEELHFRLRINVKPSTEEEASDNVMETLRANETYCFHCQGCMTRLLEDRVFKRVLPLPNGNWNSIVDDWCCHPDPFAKKLLPRAEDCLLGDTFLLLARDSSCEHTLTVEEAPVESEDGQDSKKSCRRVALVSCKSCSSVLGEAVAPGTVKLYITQVVVERAEGDREPETSLNRSLFLEKTIAARLLGLSSSMSTFHFSVQTPDGKTFLLLWLLNSDSITASVPETCVGDESSVDSPSHSPSPTAATVLKLLYTSCSDTSTQHRDIADSWEANAIGHAVVLPLKVCEELLQVIEDSNSTLPASMRRMRSYEVSYLRL